Proteins encoded in a region of the Panicum hallii strain FIL2 chromosome 3, PHallii_v3.1, whole genome shotgun sequence genome:
- the LOC112887561 gene encoding probable calcium-binding protein CML14: protein MTRSAPAAAASVPAPTKKHQHAPLRGSQLKQLREIFRRFDMDGDGSLTQLELAALLRSLGLRPTGEEVRALLVGMDADGNGAVEFDELAAAIAPLLTTQTHLVDQAQLLEVFRAFDRDGNGFISAAELARSMARLGQPLTFEELTRMMRDADADGDGVISFKEFAAVMAKSALDFLGIA, encoded by the coding sequence ATGACGAGGTCGgcaccagcggcggcggcctccgtCCCGGCGCCGACGAAGAAGCATCAGCACGCGCCGCTGCGGGGCAGCCAGCTGAAGCAGCTCCGCGAGATCTTCCGGCGGTTCGACATGGACGGCGACGGCAGCCTGACGCAGCTGGAgctggcggcgctgctgcggtCGCTGGGCCTGCGCCCCACGGGGGAGGAGGTGCGCGCGCTGCTGGTGGGGATGGACGCGGACGGCAACGGCGCCGTGGAGTTCGACGAGCTGGCGGCCGCCATCGCGCCCCTGCTCACCACGCAGACGCACCTCGTCGACCAGGCCCAGCTCCTGGAGGTGTTCCGCGCCTTCGACCGCGACGGCAACGGCTTCATCTCCGCCGCCGAGCTGGCGCGCTCCATGGCGCGCCTCGGCCAGCCGCTCACCTTCGAGGAGCTGACGCGGATGATGCGCGACGCCGACGCAGACGGCGACGGGGTCATCAGTTTCAaggagttcgccgccgtcatgGCCAAGTCCGCGCTTGACTTCCTCGGCATCGCCTGA
- the LOC112887557 gene encoding probable isoprenylcysteine alpha-carbonyl methylesterase ICME — MQPGDQTSGGDAGAEAEAFVPRGGLHGLRRRTGPVLLDSSPRSGRAGDGRRSTFREDVGHAAAETYLVTGLAFTLLGYLGVGYRWISQLIALLLYAVLLMPGFIKVGYYYFFSSQVCRSVVYGEQPRNRLDLYIPRDHSKSCPVVAFVTGGAWIIGYKAWGALLGRRLAERGIIVACIDYRNFPQGTISDMVTDASEGISFVCNNAVSFGGDPNKIYLMGQSAGAHIAACALLDQAVKESKGEHTSWNLAQVKAYFGLSGGYNIQKLVDHFHERGLYRSIFLSIMEGEESLPLFSPEIVTKRSSAEAIALLPEIVLMHGTADYSIPSSASETFADVLKHAGGKVKLQLYEGKTHTDVFLQDPLRGGRDQLVEDVISVIHADDAHAREKDALAPTPERLVYEWQLKLARQISPF, encoded by the exons ATGCAGCCCGGGGACCAGACCTCCGGCGGCGACGCGGGCGCCGAGGCGGAGGCTTTCGTCCCGCGCGGCGGGCTCCACGGCCTGCGCCGTCGCACCGGGCCGGTCTTGCTCGACTCGAGTCCCCGCAGCGGCCGCGCGGGCGACGGGAGGCGGTCCACCTTCCGGGAGGACGTCGGCCATGCCGCTGCCGAGACGTACCTCGTCACCGGCCTCGCCTTCACCCTGCTCGGATACCTCGG GGTAGGCTATCGGTGGATATCGCAGCTCATTGCGCTCCTTCTTTATGCAGTTTTACTCATGCCTGGTTTCATAAAAG TTGGGTACTATTATTTCTTTTCAAGTCAGGTTTGTAGAAGTGTAGTCTATGGAGAACAACCAAGAAACAG GTTGGATCTGTACATACCCAGAGATCACAGCAAATCTTGTCCAGTTGTGGCCTTTGTAACTGGCGGAGCATGGATCATTGG TTACAAGGCATGGGGTGCTCTCCTTGGAAGGCGGTTGGCAGAGCGAGGAATTATAGTAGCTTGTATTGATTACAG AAATTTCCCTCAAGGAACAATAAGTGACATGGTCACTGATGCTTCTGAGGGGATATCATTTGTTTGTAATAATGCTGTTAGCTTTGGAGGGGATCCTAATAA AATATACTTGATGGGTCAATCAGCAGGAGCACATATTGCGGCTTGCGCTCTCTTAGACCAAGCAGTTAAAGAATCTAAGGGAGAGCATACCTCTTGGAATCTGGCTCAAGTAAAAGCATATTTTGGTTTATCTGGAGG ATACAACATCCAAAAGTTGGTCGATCACTTCCATGAACGCGGGCTTTATCGTTCAATATTTCTCAG CATAATGGAGGGAGAGGAATCGCTGCCACTTTTCTCTCCTGAAATCGTCACCAAGAGATCAAGTGCTGAAGCGATAGCTCTGCTACCTGAAATTGTACTAATGCATGGAACAGCAGATTACTCCATACCATCATCTGCCAG TGAAACTTTTGCGGATGTCCTTAAACATGCTGGTGGGAAAGTAAAGCTACAATTGTATGAAGGGAAAACACATACAGATGTATTTTTACAG GATCCACTTAGAGGTGGCAGAGACCAACTGGTTGAAGATGTTATTTCTGTTATCCATGCTGATGATGCACATGCGCGCGAGAAGGACGCTTTGGCACCTACCCCTGAGCGCCTGGTTTATGAGTGGCAACTAAAGTTGGCACGCCAAATTAGTCCCTTCTGA